A genome region from Bradyrhizobium sp. WSM1417 includes the following:
- the ligA gene encoding NAD-dependent DNA ligase LigA, with translation MARAAKSKPAPLRDVADLTKAQAKVEHMRLALEIEGHNERYYQDDAPTVTDAEYDALRQRFNAIEKRFPEFVSADSPSQKVGAAPSGRFKKVRHAVPMLSLDNAFAEEDLRDFVGRIVRFLKLDDDRIDFSAEPKIDGLSMSLRYEGGELVTAATRGDGAVGEDVTANIRTLEDVPQKLKGRNVPDICEVRGEVYMTKKAFLALNERQKAEGGTIFANPRNSAAGSLRQKDPTITASRPLGFFAYAWGEMSAMPEATQSGMIHWFERCGFKTNPLTKLCHSVEELLAFHRAIEEQRARLEYDIDGVVYKVDRIDWQERLGFVSRTPRWGIAHKFPAERATTVLRDIEIQVGRTGSFTPVGKLEPVGVGGVIVQNVTLHNEDYIKGIGNKGEVLREGRDIRIGDTVVIQRAGDVIPQVVDVVLDMRPKSAKEYHFPKKCPCPLHTDVVRGETAAGEEEARARCTGEFACPYQKTEHLKLFVSRRAFDIDGLGEKQLQYFFDEGFVKEPADIFTLEKRNAKLKLEDIEGYGVTSVRNLFSAIESRRKIALERFIYALGMRHIGETTALALARGYGSWDAFHDASLKVAKGDEEAMAEMDALDQIGETVIKSIADYFGESHNRGIVERLTREVEIIDAEKPKSNSAVAGKTVVFTGSLEKMTRDEAKATAERLGAKVSGSVSKKTDLVVAGPGAGSKLAEATKHGVKVLTEDEWLQLIGE, from the coding sequence ATGGCCAGAGCAGCAAAATCGAAACCAGCACCGCTTCGCGACGTCGCCGACCTCACCAAGGCGCAGGCCAAGGTCGAACACATGCGGCTCGCGCTCGAGATCGAGGGGCATAACGAACGCTACTACCAGGACGACGCGCCCACCGTCACCGATGCCGAGTATGACGCGCTGCGCCAGCGCTTCAACGCGATCGAGAAGCGCTTTCCGGAATTCGTCAGCGCGGACTCGCCGTCGCAGAAAGTCGGCGCCGCACCGTCAGGCCGCTTCAAGAAGGTGCGGCATGCCGTCCCCATGCTGTCGCTCGATAACGCCTTTGCGGAAGAGGATCTGCGCGACTTCGTCGGCCGCATCGTCCGCTTCCTGAAGCTCGACGACGACAGAATCGATTTCTCCGCCGAGCCGAAGATCGACGGCCTCTCGATGTCGCTGCGCTATGAGGGTGGTGAGCTCGTCACCGCCGCGACGCGCGGTGACGGCGCGGTCGGCGAGGACGTCACCGCCAATATCCGCACGCTCGAAGACGTGCCGCAAAAGCTGAAGGGCCGCAACGTTCCCGATATCTGCGAGGTGCGCGGCGAGGTCTACATGACCAAGAAGGCCTTTCTCGCGCTCAACGAGCGGCAGAAGGCCGAAGGCGGCACCATCTTCGCCAATCCGCGCAATTCGGCCGCGGGTTCGCTCCGGCAGAAGGACCCGACCATCACCGCCTCGCGTCCCCTCGGCTTCTTCGCCTATGCCTGGGGCGAGATGAGCGCGATGCCGGAGGCCACGCAGAGCGGCATGATCCACTGGTTCGAGCGCTGCGGCTTCAAGACCAACCCGCTGACCAAGCTCTGTCACTCCGTCGAGGAGCTGCTCGCGTTTCATCGTGCGATCGAGGAACAGCGCGCAAGGCTCGAGTACGACATCGACGGCGTCGTTTACAAGGTGGACCGCATCGACTGGCAGGAACGGCTCGGCTTCGTCTCGCGCACGCCGCGCTGGGGCATCGCCCACAAATTCCCGGCCGAGCGCGCCACGACGGTGTTGCGCGACATCGAGATCCAGGTCGGCCGCACCGGCTCGTTCACGCCGGTCGGCAAGCTCGAGCCGGTCGGCGTCGGCGGCGTGATCGTGCAGAACGTCACGCTGCACAACGAGGACTACATCAAGGGTATCGGCAATAAGGGCGAAGTGCTGCGCGAGGGCCGCGACATCAGGATCGGCGACACCGTCGTGATCCAGCGCGCCGGCGACGTCATCCCGCAGGTGGTCGACGTCGTCCTCGACATGCGGCCGAAGAGCGCTAAGGAATACCACTTCCCCAAGAAATGTCCGTGTCCGCTGCATACCGACGTCGTGCGAGGAGAGACGGCCGCTGGCGAAGAGGAGGCACGCGCCCGTTGTACCGGCGAGTTCGCCTGTCCCTATCAGAAGACCGAGCACCTGAAGCTGTTCGTGTCGCGGCGGGCCTTCGACATCGACGGCCTCGGCGAGAAGCAACTTCAGTATTTTTTCGACGAAGGATTCGTGAAGGAGCCAGCCGACATCTTCACGCTGGAAAAGCGCAATGCTAAACTCAAGCTTGAGGACATCGAGGGTTACGGCGTAACCTCGGTGCGCAATTTGTTCAGCGCGATCGAGAGCCGTCGGAAGATCGCGCTGGAGCGTTTTATTTACGCGCTCGGCATGCGCCATATCGGCGAGACCACGGCGCTGGCGCTGGCACGCGGCTACGGTTCCTGGGACGCCTTCCACGATGCCAGCCTCAAGGTCGCCAAGGGCGACGAGGAGGCGATGGCCGAGATGGATGCGCTCGACCAGATCGGCGAGACCGTGATCAAGAGCATCGCCGACTATTTCGGCGAGAGCCACAATCGCGGCATCGTCGAGCGGCTGACCAGGGAGGTCGAGATCATCGACGCCGAGAAGCCGAAGAGCAACTCCGCCGTCGCCGGCAAGACCGTGGTGTTCACGGGCTCGCTGGAGAAGATGACGCGCGACGAGGCCAAGGCCACCGCTGAGCGGTTAGGCGCAAAAGTGTCCGGATCGGTGTCCAAGAAAACCGATCTCGTCGTCGCCGGCCCCGGCGCGGGTTCGAAGCTCGCGGAAGCCACCAAGCATGGCGTCAAGGTGCTGACCGAGGACGAGTGGCTGCAGCTGATCGGGGAGTGA